The proteins below are encoded in one region of Chiloscyllium punctatum isolate Juve2018m chromosome 9, sChiPun1.3, whole genome shotgun sequence:
- the LOC140481184 gene encoding uncharacterized protein isoform X1 has protein sequence MKSNNIYVHFKLLRLALLVFIELTAGAEQEVSVTIGNVASLSCIISEQLPFDRPVSWYWTPLYPECSGSNGGKVLDIYPDGRAIYEEQFKGRVLVYRSKIKKGDYSITLRGIKIPDSGAFICTHDYLSEEKKLRLVVKPGCWSNLQLTVNPPVVSIGDKVTLTCTYCGPKVLTPRIKWLYDGLSISDTGAVSISNDGQSLVISRVDQEHLKKYGCSLAKKESIVSEICLDIDRDFLDTTMLPGDYDYPASTSIPFITSESTSTLTTQETTTQAITTYEITNASQMMWNDVEWVQSTSPKTTSLRTESYPTTIRSTIKTDETSDPWNEDLNQDQLESAGRDCPVVVTNGGPSHLPTYMCVILSGILLLLIIMLLIKRFKGYCKHGTHDLEHNASDPVNRDSSRDGMPPDTQDRCLVQTENEDGVTGMAAEGINGEMNEPKDEDEDITEAEVKEVDVGDSSHTNESEDVNSQDEDQE, from the exons ATGAAATCCAACAACATCTATGTGCACTTCAAACTCCTTCGTCTAG CTTTGCTTGTCTTCATTGAACTGACTGCTGGAGCTGAACAGGAAGTGTCAGTCACCATTGGAAATGTTGCCTCACTTAGCTGCATAATCTCAGAGCAACTTCCATTTGACCGTCCTGTGAGCTGGTATTGGACACCACTGTATCCAGAATGCAGTGGTTCCAATGGTGGAAAGGTTCTGGACATTTATCCCGATGGGCGAGCCATATATGAGGAACAGTTCAAAGGGCGAGTGCTTGTATACCGATCAAAAATAAAGAAGGGTGATTATTCAATCACACTAAGGGGAATAAAGATACCGGATTCAGGAGCGTTCATCTGCACCCATGATTATCTTTCTGAGGAGAAAAAATTGAGGCTAGTAGTGAAGCCAG GATGCTGGTCAAACCTCCAACTTACAGTGAACCCACCTGTCGTGTCAATTGGAGATAAAGTTACACTGACATGCACATACTGTGGACCGAAAGTGCTGACACCCCGAATAAAATGGCTGTATGATGGATTGTCTATATCGGACACTGGGGCTGTAAGCATCAGCAATGACGGCCAGTCTCTTGTTATTTCGCGTGTGGATCAGGAGCACCTGAAGAAGTATGGATGTAGTTTGGCCAAAAAGGAATCAATAGTTTCTGAAATATGCCTGGACATAG ACCGTGATTTTCTTGATACCACAATGCTTCCTGGAGATTATGATTACCCAGCCAGTACATCCATTCCTTTTATTACTTCTGAATCAACATCTACATTGACCACCCAAGAAACTACCACACAAGCGATAACAACATATGAGATCACAAATGCCTCACAGATGATGTGGAACGATGTAGAATGGGTGCAGAGCACATCCCCTAAGACCACTAGTCTAAGAACTGAAAGTTATCCCACCACAATACGATCGACAATAAAAACGGATGAAACTTCTGATCCATGGAATGAAGATTTGAATCAAGATCAGCTGGAGTCAGCTGGAAGAGACTGTCCAGTTGTGGTAACAAATGGTGGTCCAAGTCACCTTCCCACATATATGTGTGTCATCCTCAGTGGAATTCTGCTACTTTTAATCATCATGCTCCTTATCAAGCGCTTCAAAGGATACTGCAAAC ATGGAACCCATGACCTGGAACACAATGCAAG TGATCCAGTCAACCGTGATTCCTCAAGAGATGGAATGCCACCTG ATACTCAAGATCGATGTCTTGTCCAGACAGAAAATGAAGATGGTGTCACTGGGATGGCTGCAGAAGGCATTAATG GAGAAATGAATGAACCCAAAGATGAAGATGAAGATATAACAGAAGCAGAG
- the LOC140481184 gene encoding uncharacterized protein isoform X2, producing the protein MKSNNIYVHFKLLRLALLVFIELTAGAEQEVSVTIGNVASLSCIISEQLPFDRPVSWYWTPLYPECSGSNGGKVLDIYPDGRAIYEEQFKGRVLVYRSKIKKGDYSITLRGIKIPDSGAFICTHDYLSEEKKLRLVVKPGCWSNLQLTVNPPVVSIGDKVTLTCTYCGPKVLTPRIKWLYDGLSISDTGAVSISNDGQSLVISRVDQEHLKKYGCSLAKKESIVSEICLDIDRDFLDTTMLPGDYDYPASTSIPFITSESTSTLTTQETTTQAITTYEITNASQMMWNDVEWVQSTSPKTTSLRTESYPTTIRSTIKTDETSDPWNEDLNQDQLESAGRDCPVVVTNGGPSHLPTYMCVILSGILLLLIIMLLIKRFKGYCKHGTHDLEHNASDPVNRDSSRDGMPPDTQDRCLVQTENEDGVTGMAAEGINGEMNEPKDEDEDITEAEYFSIR; encoded by the exons ATGAAATCCAACAACATCTATGTGCACTTCAAACTCCTTCGTCTAG CTTTGCTTGTCTTCATTGAACTGACTGCTGGAGCTGAACAGGAAGTGTCAGTCACCATTGGAAATGTTGCCTCACTTAGCTGCATAATCTCAGAGCAACTTCCATTTGACCGTCCTGTGAGCTGGTATTGGACACCACTGTATCCAGAATGCAGTGGTTCCAATGGTGGAAAGGTTCTGGACATTTATCCCGATGGGCGAGCCATATATGAGGAACAGTTCAAAGGGCGAGTGCTTGTATACCGATCAAAAATAAAGAAGGGTGATTATTCAATCACACTAAGGGGAATAAAGATACCGGATTCAGGAGCGTTCATCTGCACCCATGATTATCTTTCTGAGGAGAAAAAATTGAGGCTAGTAGTGAAGCCAG GATGCTGGTCAAACCTCCAACTTACAGTGAACCCACCTGTCGTGTCAATTGGAGATAAAGTTACACTGACATGCACATACTGTGGACCGAAAGTGCTGACACCCCGAATAAAATGGCTGTATGATGGATTGTCTATATCGGACACTGGGGCTGTAAGCATCAGCAATGACGGCCAGTCTCTTGTTATTTCGCGTGTGGATCAGGAGCACCTGAAGAAGTATGGATGTAGTTTGGCCAAAAAGGAATCAATAGTTTCTGAAATATGCCTGGACATAG ACCGTGATTTTCTTGATACCACAATGCTTCCTGGAGATTATGATTACCCAGCCAGTACATCCATTCCTTTTATTACTTCTGAATCAACATCTACATTGACCACCCAAGAAACTACCACACAAGCGATAACAACATATGAGATCACAAATGCCTCACAGATGATGTGGAACGATGTAGAATGGGTGCAGAGCACATCCCCTAAGACCACTAGTCTAAGAACTGAAAGTTATCCCACCACAATACGATCGACAATAAAAACGGATGAAACTTCTGATCCATGGAATGAAGATTTGAATCAAGATCAGCTGGAGTCAGCTGGAAGAGACTGTCCAGTTGTGGTAACAAATGGTGGTCCAAGTCACCTTCCCACATATATGTGTGTCATCCTCAGTGGAATTCTGCTACTTTTAATCATCATGCTCCTTATCAAGCGCTTCAAAGGATACTGCAAAC ATGGAACCCATGACCTGGAACACAATGCAAG TGATCCAGTCAACCGTGATTCCTCAAGAGATGGAATGCCACCTG ATACTCAAGATCGATGTCTTGTCCAGACAGAAAATGAAGATGGTGTCACTGGGATGGCTGCAGAAGGCATTAATG GAGAAATGAATGAACCCAAAGATGAAGATGAAGATATAACAGAAGCAGAG